The DNA segment TGTTAAGGATAATTTCTACCACATCTTCCAGAACTCCTGGAATTGTGGAAAATTCGTGCTGAACTCCGTCTATCTTTATTGATGTTACTGCTGCACCGGGTATTGATGAGAGCAAGACCCTTCTGAGAGAATTGCCAAGGGTTGTGCCGTAGCCTCTTTCCAGGGGCTCGATTACCAATTTTCCGTAGGTATTATCCTCGCTGACCTCAACCAATTCTATCCTTGGCTTTTCAAATTCATTCATAATGTTCTATTTACCCTCCTTGCTAAAAAATCCACCGAGGGCTTAATTATTTGGAGTAGAGCTCTACTATCAGGTGCTCCTGCACCGGTATATCGATATCTTCTCTATTGGGTACCCTTAATACCTCTCCCGTAAGCGTATCGTAATTCACCGACAGCCAATCGGGCACTATTCTTGTTCTGCCCAGTTCGGCTATTTCTTTGAAAAATTCAAGATCCCTGCTCTTTTCCCTTACCGCTATTATGTCTTTTGCTCTTACCTGATAGGAAGGTATTGTTACCTTTTTCCCGTTCACTTCAATGTGTCCGTGCCTTACAATCTGTCTTGCCTGAGTCCTGGATTTAGCAAATCCCAATCTGTAAACCACATTATCCAGCCTTAACTCTAATAGCCTTAAAAGGTTTTCACCCGTAACGCCTTTTTGTCTGGTAGCTCTTTCGAAATAAATTCTGAACTGATTTTCCAGAACCCCGTATATTCTTTTAGCCTTTTGCTTTTCACGGAGCTGTATTCCGTATTCGGAAAGCTTCTTTTTAACCTGCCCGTGCTGACCGGGAGCATAACCGCGGCGCTCAATAGCGCACTTGGGAGTATAGCAGCGTTCTCCCTTTAAATATAGCTTAATACCTTCTCTGCGGCATTGACGGCAGGATGGTCCGGTATATCTTCCCATTCTGATCCCTCCTTAAAATTGTTATACTCTTCTTCTCTTAGGTGGCCTGCAGCCGTTATGGGGTATGGGAGTAACATCTTTAATCACAGTGATTTCAAGCCCTGCTGCTTGAAGCGACCTTATGGCAGCTTCCCTTCCTGGTCCGGGCCCTTTTACATACACTTCCACGGTTTTTAACCCGAAATCTGCTGCTTTTTTTGCAGCTGCTTCAGCGGCTAACTGAGCAGCAAAAGGTGTACCCTTTCTTGACCCTTTGAATCCTACCGTGCCTCCACTCGCCCAGGTCAAAGGATGACCTGCCTCATCGGTTATGGTTACGATAGTATTATTAAAGGTTGAATGAATATGAGCCTTCCCCTTTTCTACGCGTTTTTTATCCTTGCGCCTTTTCACAACAGCCACTTTTTATTCACCCCCGCTAAAAATTATTTGCTTCGCCTTGTGCCTACCGTCTTGCGCGGTCCTTTTCTCGTCCTCGCATTTGTTCTTGTTCTCTGTCCGCGCACCGGTAAGCCTCTTCTATGCCTTATTCCCCTGTAGCATCCAATTTCTATTAGCCTTTTGATGTTCATGGCGACTTCTCTTCTCAAATCGCCTTCGACTTTGTAGTTTTTCTCGATAATATCCCTTAATTTGCTGATTTCCTTTTCTGTTAAATCCTTTACCCTGGTATCGGGATTTACATTGGCTTCTTTCAAAATTTTATTGGAAAGGCTCCTGCCAATACCGTAGATATATGTCAGTGCAATTTCTACCCTTTTATCTCTGGGTAAATCCACACCCGCTATACGCGCCATTCACTTAAACCTCCTTTAACCCTGTCTTTGTTTGTGCTTGGGATTTTCGCAGATTACCATAATTCTGCCTTTTCTCTTTATTATCTTACACTTTTCGCAAATCTTCTTGACAGATGGTCTCACCTTCATGTCTCGTTCCTCCCTCACCCTTACTTGTGTCTGTATATTATCCGTCCCCGTGTAAGATCGTACGGCGAAAGCTCCACTGTCACTTTGTCTCCAGGTAAAATTCGTATATAGTTCATCCTTATCTTACCCGAAACGTGTGCAAGAACCTTATGCCCGTTTTTAAGTTCAACCCTGAACATGCCGTTAGGTAAAGGTTCCACTACGGTACCTTCCACTTCTATAACATCTTCCTTAGACATATAAGCCCTACTCCCCTCCTTTGGAACCCTTGATTTCACCGGGTTTTCCTGTAAGTTCTTCGAGGGCTCGTCGTATTTCTTCATTGTAAACCTTTCTATTATTCATTAATTTTTCGTAAATAAATCCGTCCTTTTTGCCGGTAAGCTGCAGATGCTTTAGTTTTTTCTTTTTGGGCTTTTCTATCCGCCGAAGTTCACCATCGGCGACAAGGACGTACTCGTTATCTATTATTTTTACTACAATCATGGGTCTCCCTTTATCTCTTCCAGCCTTCGATATCACCAGTTGACCTAATTCTACTTCCGGCATACAAGCACCTTCCTAACCTAAGGTTAAAATCTCGGGTTCTCCGTCCGTTATAGCTATGGTATTTTCGTAGTGAGCGGATAAGCTTCTGTCCTTCGTTACCACCGTCCATCCGTCTATCAGCGTCTCCACTTCATATCCACCCACATTCACCATAGGCTCTATGGCTAAGGTCATCCCTTCTCGAAGGCGCGGACCCTTGCCGGGAGGCCCGAAGTTTGGCACCTGGGGTTCTTCGTGCATTTTCCTCCCTATACCGTGCCCAACGTAATCTCTTACCACCGAAAAATTGTGTCTTTCCACATAGCTTTGAATGGCATGGGATATATCCGACAGCCTGTAATCGGGGGTAGCGTATTTTATACCCTCAAAAAAGCTATTTTCGGTTACCATTATCAATTTTTTTGCCGTTTCCGATATTTCTCCTACAGGATACGTCCTGGCAGCATCCGCACAGTACCCATCTACCACCGCGCCCACATCTATACTAATAATATCACCATCTTTTAGGAATCTTAAACCAGGAATTCCATGAACTACCTCTTCGTTAATCGAAGAGCAAATGGTTGCCGGATATCCCCTGTAACCTTTGAATGCCGGAATGGCATTGTATTTTTTAATGATATCTTCCGCGATCCTGTCGAGTTCTACTGTGGCGATTCCGGGCTTAATGGCCTTTTTAATCTCTTCCAGAACCTTTGCTACCACTTTCCCGGCCTTTTTCATTAAATCAATTTCCCTTTTTGATTTAATGATTATCATCGTTTTTCGCCTCTTAAAAGGCTTATTAATTCTTCGAAAACTTCGTCTATGGGTTTTGTACCGTCAATGGATATTAAAAGCCCTTCTTTTTCGTAATATTGTATCAATGGTTTTGTCTCATCTTCGTATACGCTTATCCTTTTTTCCACAGTTTCCTTTTTATCATCCGCCCGTATTATGAGCTCGGAGCCGCATTTATCACAGGTATTTCCCCTCGAAGGAGGGTTGTATCTTACATGGTAGGTGGCACCGCATCTTGTACAAACCCTTCTGCCGGTAAACCTTTCGATCAATTCTCCCTTAGGTACATCAAAATAAATTACCGCATCGAGCTTAGTATTTTTTTCATCCAGTAACTTTTTCAATCCCTCAGCCTGATTTATAGTCCGTGGAAAGCCGTCCATAACAAAACCTTTACGGCAATCGGGCTTTTCTAAACGTTCATTAATAATACCCATTATTAAGTCATCTGGTACCAGAAGACCTTTTTCCATATATTCCTTTGCTTTTAGCCCGAGGGCAGTTCCCTCACTGACCGCAGCTCTTAAAATGTCGCCCGTGGAGATATG comes from the Thermovenabulum gondwanense genome and includes:
- the rpsD gene encoding 30S ribosomal protein S4, translated to MGRYTGPSCRQCRREGIKLYLKGERCYTPKCAIERRGYAPGQHGQVKKKLSEYGIQLREKQKAKRIYGVLENQFRIYFERATRQKGVTGENLLRLLELRLDNVVYRLGFAKSRTQARQIVRHGHIEVNGKKVTIPSYQVRAKDIIAVREKSRDLEFFKEIAELGRTRIVPDWLSVNYDTLTGEVLRVPNREDIDIPVQEHLIVELYSK
- the rpsK gene encoding 30S ribosomal protein S11; this translates as MAVVKRRKDKKRVEKGKAHIHSTFNNTIVTITDEAGHPLTWASGGTVGFKGSRKGTPFAAQLAAEAAAKKAADFGLKTVEVYVKGPGPGREAAIRSLQAAGLEITVIKDVTPIPHNGCRPPKRRRV
- the rpsM gene encoding 30S ribosomal protein S13 codes for the protein MARIAGVDLPRDKRVEIALTYIYGIGRSLSNKILKEANVNPDTRVKDLTEKEISKLRDIIEKNYKVEGDLRREVAMNIKRLIEIGCYRGIRHRRGLPVRGQRTRTNARTRKGPRKTVGTRRSK
- the rpmJ gene encoding 50S ribosomal protein L36, translated to MKVRPSVKKICEKCKIIKRKGRIMVICENPKHKQRQG
- the infA gene encoding translation initiation factor IF-1; this translates as MSKEDVIEVEGTVVEPLPNGMFRVELKNGHKVLAHVSGKIRMNYIRILPGDKVTVELSPYDLTRGRIIYRHK
- a CDS encoding KOW domain-containing RNA-binding protein, translating into MPEVELGQLVISKAGRDKGRPMIVVKIIDNEYVLVADGELRRIEKPKKKKLKHLQLTGKKDGFIYEKLMNNRKVYNEEIRRALEELTGKPGEIKGSKGGE
- the map gene encoding type I methionyl aminopeptidase, with translation MIIIKSKREIDLMKKAGKVVAKVLEEIKKAIKPGIATVELDRIAEDIIKKYNAIPAFKGYRGYPATICSSINEEVVHGIPGLRFLKDGDIISIDVGAVVDGYCADAARTYPVGEISETAKKLIMVTENSFFEGIKYATPDYRLSDISHAIQSYVERHNFSVVRDYVGHGIGRKMHEEPQVPNFGPPGKGPRLREGMTLAIEPMVNVGGYEVETLIDGWTVVTKDRSLSAHYENTIAITDGEPEILTLG
- a CDS encoding adenylate kinase; translation: MNLVLLGPPGAGKGTQAKKLSDYYGIPHISTGDILRAAVSEGTALGLKAKEYMEKGLLVPDDLIMGIINERLEKPDCRKGFVMDGFPRTINQAEGLKKLLDEKNTKLDAVIYFDVPKGELIERFTGRRVCTRCGATYHVRYNPPSRGNTCDKCGSELIIRADDKKETVEKRISVYEDETKPLIQYYEKEGLLISIDGTKPIDEVFEELISLLRGEKR